One Scylla paramamosain isolate STU-SP2022 unplaced genomic scaffold, ASM3559412v1 Contig124, whole genome shotgun sequence genomic window carries:
- the LOC135099398 gene encoding uncharacterized protein LOC135099398 isoform X3 produces the protein MGQVISPIFLRPKKDGGYRMVLNLRELNFHVPYKHFKMENFEQAIRLIHAGDYLALVDLRHAYYSVKIADEQQKFLCFKWNNTVYQFTCLPNGFSEGPRIFTKLLKPVFATLRERGHSITSFIDDTLICNNTWSGCLATIKDTIDLLQKLGFCINAEKSVLTPTRTIEYLGNVIDTNSMTITLPERRRHKIIQACRNLLGKSKDRIREVARVTGLLVAATPAVELGKLHYRKLETEKTAALQLQYGNFDNWMTITADMKTDLSWWLDNIYTQDRKIFRGGTDIDLYTDASSLGLGGHLNNRATSGRWSLEEKLLHINALELKAILFVLQTFRRELKGHYIKVYCDNTTAMTYVNEMGGTRSQVCNVIAGHIWQWCVDNGAWITCSHIPGKDNTLADLASRKVNDRHEWKLDIHLFQQLCGIFGTPVVDLFASRLNRQVDLFCSWKPDPEATYFDAFSLNWARFGLCYIFPPFSLITRCLQKMRAEGTTGWIVVPLWMSQPWMGTLLRMLVDHPRVIMEKHGVLVHPSSDEEHPIMRHTRLMACSISGNTCRNKEYLRQGQKSSWPRGKQERGLRIN, from the exons ATGGGACAAGTTATCTCTCCAATTTTCCTAAGGCCTAAAAAGGATGGTGGGTATAGGATGGTGCTGAACTTAAGAGAACTCAATTTCCATGTCCCTtacaaacattttaaaatggaaaactTTGAACAGGCTATTAGACTGATTCATGCAGGGGACTATTTAGCTTTGGTTGACCTTAGACATGCTTACTATTCTGTCAAGATTGCTGATGAACAACaaaagtttttgtgttttaagtgGAACAATACTGTTTATCAATTCACATGTCTTCCTAATGGTTTTTCAGAGGGGCCACGAATTTTCACAAAGCTATTGAAACCAGTTTTTGCAACACTGAGGGAAAGAGGGCATTCCATTACTAGCTTTATTGATGACACCCTCATCTGCAATAACACTTGGTCAGGATGTCTTGCAACCATTAAGGACACTATTGATCTCCTCCAGAAGTTGGGTTTTTGTATTAACGCAGAGAAGTCGGTGTTGACACCCACCAGGACCATTGAGTATTTGGGGAATGTGATTGATACTAATTCCATGACGATCACCTTACCGGAACGGAGGAGACACAAAATTATTCAGGCCTGTCGGAATCTCTTGGGTAAAAGCAAGGATAGAATTAGGGAAGTAGCCAGAGTTACAGGTCTTTTGGTCGCTGCCACTCCTGCTGTGGAATTAGGGAAACTGCACTACAGGAAGTTGGAGACGGAAAAGACAGCAGCTTTACAGCTTCAGTATGGTAATTTTGATAATTGGATGACTATTACTGCTGACATGAAAACAGACTTGAGTTGGTGGCTTGATAACATCTATACACAGGACAGGAAAATTTTTAGGGGTGGCACGGATATTGATTTATACACAGACGCTTCCAGTTTAGGCTTGGGGGGCCATCTCAACAATCGAGCCACGTCGGGTAGATGGTCTTTGGAGGAAAAATTACTACATATTAATGCGCTTGAATTGAAAGCCATTTTGTTTGTCCTTCAGACTTTTAGACGGGAGTTGAAAGGGCATTACATTAAGGTTTATTGTGACAATACCACAGCAATGACATATGTGAACGAGATGGGAGGTACTAGGTCTCAAGTGTGCAATGTAATTGCGGGACATATTTGGCAGTGGTGTGTGGATAATGGGGCTTGGATCACGTGTTCACACATCCCAGGCAAGGACAACACACTAGCTGATTTAGCCTCTCGTAAGGTGAATGACAGGCATGAGTGGAAACTGGACATACACCTATTCCAACAATTGTGTGGCATCTTTGGTACTCCAGTGGTTGATTTGTTTGCATCTCGGCTCAATAGGCAGGTagatttattttgttcttggaAGCCAGATCCAGAAGCAACTTATTTTGATGCCTTCTCTCTGAACTGGGCACGGTTTGGActatgttatatttttcctccattttcactAATTACTAGGTGTTTGCAAAAGATGCGTGCGGAAGGGACGACAGGGTGGATAGTAGTGCCACTGTGGATGTCGCAGCCATGGATGGGCACCCTGCTCAGGATGTTGGTGGATCACCCAAGAGTAATCATGGAGAAACACGGGGTCCTTGTTCATCCATCCTCTGACGAAGAGCACCCGATCATGCGGCACACGCGATTGATGGCATGTTCGATATCGGGGAACACTTGCAGGAACAAGGAATATCTGCGGCAGGggcaaaaatcatcatggcctCGTGGAAAACAG GAACGTGGGTTACGAATCAATTAA
- the LOC135099398 gene encoding uncharacterized protein LOC135099398 isoform X1: protein MGQVISPIFLRPKKDGGYRMVLNLRELNFHVPYKHFKMENFEQAIRLIHAGDYLALVDLRHAYYSVKIADEQQKFLCFKWNNTVYQFTCLPNGFSEGPRIFTKLLKPVFATLRERGHSITSFIDDTLICNNTWSGCLATIKDTIDLLQKLGFCINAEKSVLTPTRTIEYLGNVIDTNSMTITLPERRRHKIIQACRNLLGKSKDRIREVARVTGLLVAATPAVELGKLHYRKLETEKTAALQLQYGNFDNWMTITADMKTDLSWWLDNIYTQDRKIFRGGTDIDLYTDASSLGLGGHLNNRATSGRWSLEEKLLHINALELKAILFVLQTFRRELKGHYIKVYCDNTTAMTYVNEMGGTRSQVCNVIAGHIWQWCVDNGAWITCSHIPGKDNTLADLASRKVNDRHEWKLDIHLFQQLCGIFGTPVVDLFASRLNRQVDLFCSWKPDPEATYFDAFSLNWARFGLCYIFPPFSLITRCLQKMRAEGTTGWIVVPLWMSQPWMGTLLRMLVDHPRVIMEKHGVLVHPSSDEEHPIMRHTRLMACSISGNTCRNKEYLRQGQKSSWPRGKQFLMWVVVASKSDGAWAAVNLI from the exons ATGGGACAAGTTATCTCTCCAATTTTCCTAAGGCCTAAAAAGGATGGTGGGTATAGGATGGTGCTGAACTTAAGAGAACTCAATTTCCATGTCCCTtacaaacattttaaaatggaaaactTTGAACAGGCTATTAGACTGATTCATGCAGGGGACTATTTAGCTTTGGTTGACCTTAGACATGCTTACTATTCTGTCAAGATTGCTGATGAACAACaaaagtttttgtgttttaagtgGAACAATACTGTTTATCAATTCACATGTCTTCCTAATGGTTTTTCAGAGGGGCCACGAATTTTCACAAAGCTATTGAAACCAGTTTTTGCAACACTGAGGGAAAGAGGGCATTCCATTACTAGCTTTATTGATGACACCCTCATCTGCAATAACACTTGGTCAGGATGTCTTGCAACCATTAAGGACACTATTGATCTCCTCCAGAAGTTGGGTTTTTGTATTAACGCAGAGAAGTCGGTGTTGACACCCACCAGGACCATTGAGTATTTGGGGAATGTGATTGATACTAATTCCATGACGATCACCTTACCGGAACGGAGGAGACACAAAATTATTCAGGCCTGTCGGAATCTCTTGGGTAAAAGCAAGGATAGAATTAGGGAAGTAGCCAGAGTTACAGGTCTTTTGGTCGCTGCCACTCCTGCTGTGGAATTAGGGAAACTGCACTACAGGAAGTTGGAGACGGAAAAGACAGCAGCTTTACAGCTTCAGTATGGTAATTTTGATAATTGGATGACTATTACTGCTGACATGAAAACAGACTTGAGTTGGTGGCTTGATAACATCTATACACAGGACAGGAAAATTTTTAGGGGTGGCACGGATATTGATTTATACACAGACGCTTCCAGTTTAGGCTTGGGGGGCCATCTCAACAATCGAGCCACGTCGGGTAGATGGTCTTTGGAGGAAAAATTACTACATATTAATGCGCTTGAATTGAAAGCCATTTTGTTTGTCCTTCAGACTTTTAGACGGGAGTTGAAAGGGCATTACATTAAGGTTTATTGTGACAATACCACAGCAATGACATATGTGAACGAGATGGGAGGTACTAGGTCTCAAGTGTGCAATGTAATTGCGGGACATATTTGGCAGTGGTGTGTGGATAATGGGGCTTGGATCACGTGTTCACACATCCCAGGCAAGGACAACACACTAGCTGATTTAGCCTCTCGTAAGGTGAATGACAGGCATGAGTGGAAACTGGACATACACCTATTCCAACAATTGTGTGGCATCTTTGGTACTCCAGTGGTTGATTTGTTTGCATCTCGGCTCAATAGGCAGGTagatttattttgttcttggaAGCCAGATCCAGAAGCAACTTATTTTGATGCCTTCTCTCTGAACTGGGCACGGTTTGGActatgttatatttttcctccattttcactAATTACTAGGTGTTTGCAAAAGATGCGTGCGGAAGGGACGACAGGGTGGATAGTAGTGCCACTGTGGATGTCGCAGCCATGGATGGGCACCCTGCTCAGGATGTTGGTGGATCACCCAAGAGTAATCATGGAGAAACACGGGGTCCTTGTTCATCCATCCTCTGACGAAGAGCACCCGATCATGCGGCACACGCGATTGATGGCATGTTCGATATCGGGGAACACTTGCAGGAACAAGGAATATCTGCGGCAGGggcaaaaatcatcatggcctCGTGGAAAACAG TTTCTCATGTGGGTGGTCGTTGCTTCAAAGTCTGACGGTGCGTGGGCTGCAGTGAATCTCATATGA
- the LOC135099399 gene encoding uncharacterized protein LOC135099399: protein MMIITMIIMRLYHSCPYYQASIQAAALPGTDGCLASPRVPAGLEAACAGGSGAAVEVVRPGSSMSGRQRRQQQQQQQQQQPASGVGRHRRGGKNHLEAGSSVHRGERASLSASSVTTLLYPDKALSTTS, encoded by the exons atgatgataataacaatgataataatgaggcTGTACCATTCTTGCCCCTATT ACCAGGCCAGCATCCAGGCCGCCGCCTTGCCTGGCACTGACGGCTGTCTGGCCTCCCCGAGGGTCCCTGCAGGACTGGAAGCGGCGTGTGCTGGCGGGAGTGGTGCTGCGGTGGAGGTCGTGAGGCCGGGCAGCAGCATGAGCGGCCGGCAGCGGcgtcaacagcagcagcagcagcagcagcagcagccagcctcaggtgtggggaggcACAGGCGTGGTGGCAAGAATCATCTGGAGGCAGGCAGCTCTgtccacagaggagagagagcaagtttgagtgccagcagtgtgacaaCACTTTTGTATCCAGACAAGGCCTTAAGTACCacatcctga
- the LOC135099398 gene encoding uncharacterized protein LOC135099398 isoform X2 gives MGQVISPIFLRPKKDGGYRMVLNLRELNFHVPYKHFKMENFEQAIRLIHAGDYLALVDLRHAYYSVKIADEQQKFLCFKWNNTVYQFTCLPNGFSEGPRIFTKLLKPVFATLRERGHSITSFIDDTLICNNTWSGCLATIKDTIDLLQKLGFCINAEKSVLTPTRTIEYLGNVIDTNSMTITLPERRRHKIIQACRNLLGKSKDRIREVARVTGLLVAATPAVELGKLHYRKLETEKTAALQLQYGNFDNWMTITADMKTDLSWWLDNIYTQDRKIFRGGTDIDLYTDASSLGLGGHLNNRATSGRWSLEEKLLHINALELKAILFVLQTFRRELKGHYIKVYCDNTTAMTYVNEMGGTRSQVCNVIAGHIWQWCVDNGAWITCSHIPGKDNTLADLASRKVNDRHEWKLDIHLFQQLCGIFGTPVVDLFASRLNRQVDLFCSWKPDPEATYFDAFSLNWARFGLCYIFPPFSLITRCLQKMRAEGTTGWIVVPLWMSQPWMGTLLRMLVDHPRVIMEKHGVLVHPSSDEEHPIMRHTRLMACSISGNTCRNKEYLRQGQKSSWPRGKQSDGAWAAVNLI, from the exons ATGGGACAAGTTATCTCTCCAATTTTCCTAAGGCCTAAAAAGGATGGTGGGTATAGGATGGTGCTGAACTTAAGAGAACTCAATTTCCATGTCCCTtacaaacattttaaaatggaaaactTTGAACAGGCTATTAGACTGATTCATGCAGGGGACTATTTAGCTTTGGTTGACCTTAGACATGCTTACTATTCTGTCAAGATTGCTGATGAACAACaaaagtttttgtgttttaagtgGAACAATACTGTTTATCAATTCACATGTCTTCCTAATGGTTTTTCAGAGGGGCCACGAATTTTCACAAAGCTATTGAAACCAGTTTTTGCAACACTGAGGGAAAGAGGGCATTCCATTACTAGCTTTATTGATGACACCCTCATCTGCAATAACACTTGGTCAGGATGTCTTGCAACCATTAAGGACACTATTGATCTCCTCCAGAAGTTGGGTTTTTGTATTAACGCAGAGAAGTCGGTGTTGACACCCACCAGGACCATTGAGTATTTGGGGAATGTGATTGATACTAATTCCATGACGATCACCTTACCGGAACGGAGGAGACACAAAATTATTCAGGCCTGTCGGAATCTCTTGGGTAAAAGCAAGGATAGAATTAGGGAAGTAGCCAGAGTTACAGGTCTTTTGGTCGCTGCCACTCCTGCTGTGGAATTAGGGAAACTGCACTACAGGAAGTTGGAGACGGAAAAGACAGCAGCTTTACAGCTTCAGTATGGTAATTTTGATAATTGGATGACTATTACTGCTGACATGAAAACAGACTTGAGTTGGTGGCTTGATAACATCTATACACAGGACAGGAAAATTTTTAGGGGTGGCACGGATATTGATTTATACACAGACGCTTCCAGTTTAGGCTTGGGGGGCCATCTCAACAATCGAGCCACGTCGGGTAGATGGTCTTTGGAGGAAAAATTACTACATATTAATGCGCTTGAATTGAAAGCCATTTTGTTTGTCCTTCAGACTTTTAGACGGGAGTTGAAAGGGCATTACATTAAGGTTTATTGTGACAATACCACAGCAATGACATATGTGAACGAGATGGGAGGTACTAGGTCTCAAGTGTGCAATGTAATTGCGGGACATATTTGGCAGTGGTGTGTGGATAATGGGGCTTGGATCACGTGTTCACACATCCCAGGCAAGGACAACACACTAGCTGATTTAGCCTCTCGTAAGGTGAATGACAGGCATGAGTGGAAACTGGACATACACCTATTCCAACAATTGTGTGGCATCTTTGGTACTCCAGTGGTTGATTTGTTTGCATCTCGGCTCAATAGGCAGGTagatttattttgttcttggaAGCCAGATCCAGAAGCAACTTATTTTGATGCCTTCTCTCTGAACTGGGCACGGTTTGGActatgttatatttttcctccattttcactAATTACTAGGTGTTTGCAAAAGATGCGTGCGGAAGGGACGACAGGGTGGATAGTAGTGCCACTGTGGATGTCGCAGCCATGGATGGGCACCCTGCTCAGGATGTTGGTGGATCACCCAAGAGTAATCATGGAGAAACACGGGGTCCTTGTTCATCCATCCTCTGACGAAGAGCACCCGATCATGCGGCACACGCGATTGATGGCATGTTCGATATCGGGGAACACTTGCAGGAACAAGGAATATCTGCGGCAGGggcaaaaatcatcatggcctCGTGGAAAACAG TCTGACGGTGCGTGGGCTGCAGTGAATCTCATATGA